tggctcctccCTTCAGGTGATCTCTGCAGCAAATGGCACCACCAATGACTGCCATTCCAACAAAACCACGGTGCTGACTCCGACCATGGACTCCCGGTTGTTCATCCTCTCCTTGCTGCCGTTCCTGGTGCTGCTCGTGTACATACAGAATCTCAAGTTCCTGTCCATCTTCTCCATGCTGGCCAACCTCGCCATGCTGTGCAGTCTCCTCATGATAAACTGGTATATCATCACGGTACGTGTGAAGACCAAACCCGAATGCCTCTCTAGTCTAGAGACCTTCCTGACACCTTCCAGACCTCACTACAGGGGCTGCATATGATGATCTCCAGATGTTTGAGAGCCAGGTGTGctgctcggggcttcagcccggCGGGGTAGGAAGGGGTCTAGGGGATTCTGCCTGGCTCATAGGGGAGGGATGTGTGTCTTGGGgatcaggagcagggctggaaccccaaGAGCccccctcccactggccagaagcTGTGAgacccaccaccctgctgcagggcagaagcccagagctcgcaccctgccccaagtctggtaggtggagaatcgggcaggggcggggggcatgGAAGGCTgtgtgagctgcactttaactgtaaaagagccccAGTTTGGCTACCCCTGCATTATATGAACTACTCTTACGGGGCTGCTGCAGGTCGAGGAGTGGGGGTGTACACTGGAGTAGTTGCGGTACTGTAGCTAAAGCATTAGGTACACTGGACAGGGGAAAACTTACTCCACTCTTGCAATGCCGGGTGTACACCTGCTTTCAGGAGCTTTCTACTCCATGTTTTCACTGAGTGCTTGTGAGATGAAACTTTGAGCAAGTGCCACAGAAAAGAAACCTTTGGAGTAGGCCTCGGTTTCTCTCTTGCATTTAAATCCAAGCTGTTCTTTTCTAGGGCATTCCGGATCCCAGCAACCTGCCTCTCGTAGCCGGCTGGAAGACCTACCCTCTGTTTTTTGGCACGGCTATCTTTGCTTTTGAAGGTATCGGCGTGGTAAGTGTTGGCTTGTAGGCAGTCCAAGAACCAGCTGCTCTGTGGACTCTCTGCAGTGTGTGTTCTGTATGTGCTGAGATTTCTCTCTGTGCTTGTAAGCCAAATGTTTGACCTGGGTGACTgtcactgcacagacacagcttCCCTCCGTCTAACCTCGTTGCTACTGGGGGAATGCAGGGGTATCGAGCCCTTTAAAGAAATCTTGAAAGACCTTTATACTAAAGCAGCAATTGTTCAATTACTTCCTCTTCAGATCTAATACTTTCAAAGCTGGTGTTCTGACTTAAAGACCTTGGGTCTACCTGTGTGGCCTATAGGAGTGAGCTTCCCTGAATATCTCTACCGGGTTGGGTTTTAAAGCTGCCTTGCTGGAGACAGAAAAGACAAAGTGACATGAAGATTGGACTGCTTGGTCTATTCCCTCCACTTGAGTAGCCTGCTATCTTGCAGTGGTTTCGCTTTAATTTCCGGTGGTGCCAATTATGTTTATCTACTTCCTAGTAGGTGCTGTAAATAGAGCAGCATGCTgatgtggaagaggaggaggaggtgggtgggtggagcacttttattttcttggttAAACGTCATAGGCTATTTCCCAGAGCTCCCTTTCTAAGAGGACAGCTGTCTTCAGTTTTGTGTTACCTGGCTGCATAAACACATGAGCTAGAAGCACCAAGtccattaagaacataagaatggccatactgggtcagaccagtggtccatctagcccagtattctgtcttctgacagtggccaaagcactggtcttcagagggagtgaacagaacaggcaatcatcgtGGTgttcatcccctgttgtccactcccagcttctggcaatcagaggctcaggacacccagagcacagggttgcgtccctgaccatcctggctaatagccattgatggacctaccctccaggaacttatctagtgcTTATCTGAAACACCAGAGTAGTGACAAAATGCACTGCACAGAACTGTAAAGCAAGCATGGGGCGGTGGGAACAAAAGCTTTTTCTTTGGCTTAGTTTGCTGCTCCAACAGCTGTGCTTCTGTGCCCTGTTGGTGCACCCTCTTTACAAGCCACTGGAGTCTAAGACATATAGCCGCTATCAAGGGAGATCGCAGAAGTCTATATTTGAAAACCCAAAAGCACCACTGACAAATCAACTGTAAAAGAATAAGACTGGCCAAGAAAGAGTTTGAAGGGCAACTAACTCAAGACACAAATACCAATAGAAAAAAATGTAAgtccatcagaagcaggaagcctgccaaatagTCTCTGGGGCCAATGGGTGATTGAGGTTCTAAAGGAGCCCTCAAGGAAGACCAGGCTATTgtagagaagctaaataaattctttgcgtCCGTTTTCAGagcagaggatgtgggggggaACCCCAGACCTGAGCCGTTCATTTTAGGTGACAAACCTGAGGAAGTCTCCCAGACTGAGgggtcaatagaggaggtttgggaacaaattgatcaGTTAAACAGTGGCAAGTCCCCAGGACCAGaggggattcacccaagagttctgaaggagctccaatgtgaaattgcaaaactactagCCTATTGCTTCaatcagcctctgtactagaTGCCCAGCTGATAGCTAACTTCCTTTTGAAAAAGGCTTCActgcagaagcagtgctggcagtTAGAGACTGGAAAAACTAACTTTGGCAAActggtagaaactatagtaaagaacagaattattagacctgcagatgaacatgatttgttggggaacagGTCTCACAGCAAGATTTCACTTTACAAATctattacaattctttgaggATGTCGACAAACTTGTAACAAGGGTGGTCTAGTGGGAAAAGGAAATTGGACTTTAGGAAGCCTTTGACACAGTCCCTTACcagaggctcttaagcaaagtaagcagtcatggaataagagggaaggtcctcgcATGGATCAGGATCTGGTTAAAAGATGATAAACTAAGGGTCGGAataaaatggccagttttcacaatgaagaggTAAATAGCTGagccccccccctcctcccccccggggATCTGTAtggggaccagtgctgttcaatatatattcataaatgatctggaaaaggggtgaacagtggggtggcaaaatttgcagatgatagaaaattactcaagattgcACTGTGTTTACAAAGTAGGGAAGGCATAGTAGCTTCCTGTAAATAAAACCTGATGCCTGCTAACTCCTACGCAACTCCTTTAGTAGCTACATTACCTGCGGCCCAAGCATGAGAATAGCAGACGAGGCTGTACAGAGAAAGTACATGAGTTTAATGGCGTTCTGGTAGATCCTGAGTGAAGTTCATGTATAACTTACAGGGGTGCAGTGCTGGTACTTTCACCAGGACATGACATGGTAAAGCCAGTTAGTCTTAAGGAATGAGGAAGAACGCAAGAGGGGGGTTCCTTTTTTATCTATTAAGGGAAGAGGGGGGGTGGTCTCTTGAAACCATTTATTGTGAAGTGGGGGAATGGAAACCTACAGGATTCACAAAGGTAGTTAAGCCAGTTAACAGTTCTAGATATAGGACAAACTAAAATATAACTTTATCATCCCAGTATAGACTAATCCCACCTATGCCATAgaattcttccccacccccagcaatcCCAGCCAGTAGCTCTCTGAGAGCCAGCAGTGCAGGGAGACTGGGTTGGACAGGGGGATGGTGATGATGCctgcctctggagtggagtgtggTGACCAGCTGATGCAACAGAGGAAATCTTGCCCAAGAGCAGGATTTAAGGGGGACGGATTATGGTATGGGTGTCTAACCGCACACAGAAGGTAGCAGCAGGGCTTTTGGTGCTATGGTACATTGTGCGGCACTCTCCTCTTCTTTTGAAAAGTTGAAGGAATGAGCTGACCCCATTAGAATTTGACCATATGATTCCTAGGAGTCTGGATACCTCATGCCAGAGTCTTAAACCATGTAATCCACCCCTGGGCCTGCATTCACCCTACTGTTACCTTCCCAATTCCTTAACTCCTCTGCAGCATAGTGACTTGGTTAGTCTCTACAGTCACATGATTCCCTGCTCCTTTTCCTTGGGTCTTGTTGCAACATGGCATAGGTGGGGAAGGTTCCCTGTGATCCAGGGACATCTCGTCCTGTGTGGCTGCTGCACTGTTAGCAAATGGCTAAACTGCAGCAGTTCACTGTGTGCCATGGCTGCTTCTCACTGCTGCTTAGGGTCTCCTCTGACTATGGGTTACGGACCCAAAGAGTCTTCCCGAGCCAGCCCCGTCCAGGAAGATGCTTGCTCAGAGGTGATGTGCTAGACTCCGAACCCATGGAGGTGAAGGGTAGGGAAatgaattcaatttttttccttctcctcctcttcctcctcctcccaggtgCTCCCcctggaaaacaaaatgaagaatCCTCGACACTTCCCAGTGGTCCTGTATGTGGGAATGGCCATAGTCACCATTTTGTACATCAGCCTGGGGACCTTGGGTTACCTGCGATTTGGAGCCAGCATCCAGGCCAGCATTACTCTCAACCTGCCCGACTGCTGGTGAGTCTCCAATCAATGCTATTTACCACTTcccgtaacacaagaactaggggtcaccaggTGACatgaataggcagcagtttaaaactaACGTAAGGAATTCTTCTTCACCCAGTGCAGAgacagcctgtggaactccttgccagaggatgttgtgatggccaaaatatagcttaagaaaaaaaaagaatgagatgagttcatggaggataggtctgtcagtggctgttagccaagatggccagggatgcaaccccgtgttctgggtgtccctaaacttctaaCTGCCAGGAGCTGCCACTGTACAACGGgctggatcactcgataaattgcccttttctgtccGTTGCCTCTGTAGCACCAGTTACTTGGAAGGcaggatcctggactagatgggccattggtctgacccagtgtggccattcttgtgttctctgtgtgtggaGGTTGCATTTCACGTGATGCCGAAAGAGAATTGGTGGATGTAATTGGTCTCAGTGCAGGACTGCTGAGGGGAGGAGTGTAGCTTGACCACACTTGCCTGCTGTTCTGAGAAGCATATCGGGATACCACTTGTCCTGTGGTCTGACTGACACTTGTGTATGGCCCTGCAGCCTTTGCCCTGTCCCATGTCTGCTGTCACTTCCTCTGTGGCAGGAGAGCGAAAGTGAATGTCTGCCATTTCTGGAGAGATTTGGCTCTGGCTGTCCTGGTCTCCTCAGCATACTTGTAAGAGTAGCCCAGATTTTCTACTATCATGGAGCCCTCTACTTGTTTTCGTCATGTGGGTGCAGGGAAGGCAGGGTTAATGTGAACATGGCACTTTCTATCTCAAAGGAGCCATAAGCTGTGAAATGCCTCAGTGACACGCAGCTGGTGCCAGGTGTGGAGTGTAGTGTATCAGGAAGGGAGGTTTTGGCCAAAGTCACCAGGGGAGACCCCTTCCATTGTGAAAAGTGCCATAGGAGCTTTAATGTAAAGGTGGTCTCCAAAAGACAGGCACTAAATTGCAGCTGTATAAGGACTAAGCTTGGTTCTGGTGGGCCTTGAACCCATAGCTGCCGAGCAGGTGCTTAGATTGCAGAGCTTTTCTCTCCGGGCTCACGTCGTCTGATACTGGTTAAGTGCCACTTCTGCCCCTTTCCTTGGGATGCTGCGGTGAGTATTCCTTTGTAAGCGGAAACTTTGCTGGGGTTTCTGATTCATCACGCACAATGCAGAGGTGGAAGTCTATCAGGCTCCAATCCAGCTGCAAAGATATACATCTATCTCCACCCATTTGGACCAGATTGCCCcagagttttatttttatatacatacatcTCTAGATTCTGAACTATGTCCCAGTCCCCTGCGGGTCCTTGGAGTCTGCATCAGATTGAGTCCTCTCAGAGATTGGGCCTTATACTTTGCAGAAAACTCCCGGCATGCCTCATCCTTAAAGCAACATTGCTTTCATTTCCCCTTAAAGGGCAATTGCTCCatcccatgaaaaataaaacctgtgaaagataTCATCCTTGACCTCAAGAGATCGCCGACCGGTGGGTTTTTGTGGAGATGAAGAGATGGACAGTACAGTCTCTGGGGGAAATGGAATCCTCTACACCTTGCAAGCAGAGCACTTAATATTTTCATAGCACTGTGCAGCCATTGTTTATATTTCCAGACAGAACACTTGGATCAAGTTGTAAATAAGTATCGGTAACTTGGAagtattacaaaaaacaaacttggGATCCTAAATTAGGGTAAAAAAATTTTCTGTTAAGTGTGAAAATGCTGAGTTAAGGTGGCTGATGAATGTCTGTCCATGGAGCATGTGTCCCAGCCTGCTGTTCATACGCAGAATGGTTTATTCCCCATAAGCTGGTGGGCTACGTCAATGGAGGAATGCAAGTCCGTGTAACCACAGCATTAGTGGGATGCTGAGCAGCAATGCCAGGTTTGCGGCTGTTGAGGGCTTTGCACTGTTCCTTCCTTTCCAGGGGTTTATGGCCGTGGCTGTCAAACTGTGCAGACTGAAAGCTGAGCGGTTGTGACACTGATGGCACCCTGGGTGGGAGCTGGTGTGGACGACAGCCTCAGTGGGAGCTCTTGAAGCATGGCCTCAAAGGTGGGCATGTCTGCCCCTCAGAGTGCAGTGACGGCACCACTCGTCTGCAGGACTCCCTCTTCTTTATCATCCCTGACTAGGACCATCTTTGCTGGGGGTGAAGGCTGAGCAGTCGCTAGTGCCTCCTGGCCCTCTTCCTGCACTCGGGCTTCTGTTGTGCTTTGCCCCTACCTAGGGGAGCAGGGGTGAAGTTGTTGACTCCTTGTGACCTGCACAAACTCctgggccagccctgccctggatcTTTGGAAGACCTGCATTGCGTTGATACAAGCTTCTTGCTTTAGGAACTAGTTCTCTGTAGCCTTTTCCCATCTTTGGTGGTCACTTAGTGTGACACAGTAGGAATATAACCAAACACAGGAACGAGTGACTTACGGTCAGATGTTCAGAACCTCACTCCCATACCTGGATGTGGCTTATGCCCCACGCCCCACCTTGCACAGGCATCAGAGTATTTACACCCTTAAATTGGACTCTCGCCAATGTGAAAACTTTGCCTGTAGCTTTTTGTACATTAGGCTGCCTTGATAAGTGTGGGCATTTTCAGAAGCTAGGATGTTCTGTGGGCCATGTAGTCTGAATTCCTGAGTTACTCGCTATCTGAAGAAGACTGCATCAAGTGACTAGAGAATTTATAAAAGATATTCCAGGCATATTGCCGTGGGAATAACCTGAGGGAGATCTATTCCAATATGTGCAGCAAATAGCTCCTGTGTATAGCTTGTGCTTTGTACCTCACCTGTCCCCATCACTACTTCAGCCAGGGTATAGGTTTTTCTCCCAGCACCGCCACCATTGACTTGATCTTCCCAAGCCAAAGCAGGAATGTCATTTCACCACAACCCCCATCAGGTTGTGTGTGGAGCAGAGAAGCAACACTGCTTGAAACTGAGTCTCAagaggaagggtgtgtgtgtgttttttttttttattttatttttttattgtctcTAGATTAGAACTGCAAAGTGCTTCATCCTCACACTGACGATGCCCCATTGATCAGGCGGTTCTCTCCTCATCGCAGCTGCCTGACTCCTATCTTTGAATCCCTCACTGGTGGGTTGCAATGCTCAAGAGCCTCTCGCCCATAAGAATGTGTTCaggcctcttctcctcctctcccccccacctgtGCACCAACCCTGACTTCACAGAGTTGCAGTTTCTCAGCATACTTTGCTTTGATCCCTTGTATGATTACTAAGGGGCAGCACCTCCAGCCTGTAGAAGCCAAAGGATTGTAAAAACATGGCTAGCCCCTCCTGCCTTAGCTGGAGTTTTTGAGTCTCCAGCTTCCGTTTGTCTTCCCCCGTGCTGCACAAGTGCTTTCTAGCTCTGCTCCCCTATGCATGTTCTTATTTCTCCAGACAGGCGCGTGCACGCGCACCAGCTGGAAGCCTGATCTAGATTGCCACATGCAATGCTTGGATCTAGTCAGCTGGGTGGCCTAGGTAATACAACACTCTTTTATAAAAGGCTGGTTCTCTTGCCTATGGATCCCTTGACATTGCACAGCGATTGGTATCCCCTAGTCATCCTTGGTCTGAGAACGGAGTCATTTTCGCACAGAGAACACAAACTCCTTCCCTTTGTATCGCTGGTGCCTGTCACTGTAGAATGAGTACCTAGCGAGACACTGCTGACTTGGGAACTTAGCTAGGGTCTCTACCAGGACACACAACCTGCCCAGCACTGCTATTTTAACAGTCCTGTCCCCCAAACCCTCTGCGCCGAGCTCCAAAAATAGTCGTTCTTATTTTAAATCAAGCGGGTTAAAGTGCTGGCAGTGGTAACGTCCGCGTTACGTTTAACTTCCTAAGCCCATGCTAATCATGGCAGTGCGGTCCTTCCCCCTAGCTGCAGGGAAAGACAGTAATCAAAAACTGTGAAATATTCATGTCAAAAGCTGATAAACTGCTTTGAAGATAGCCttgatctttttattttaagGCACAGAGTAAAATCGGGCTTGCCTCAGAGCAAGGCGAAAAGTAGCTTTTTCTTCCTCCCGCAAAGAACCCAAATTTTGCTAGCAAAGGTAGGtatgagagagagcccagggaaCAGGTAATAAGAGACAACTTCTGTAATTCTGGCTCACAGCCAGCGTAGGTTGCTGGTGAAAACTGAAGTCTGATCAGCTGGCTCCTCTGTGAGGTGACCTGTGGTCCCTGGTGGATGgctggccaggtgccccagtGATTAGTGCCCTCGTGGGGATTAACCTCCCTGCATTCCTTTAAAAGGTGGCCCCTGCAAGTCAGGGAGCTTGCGCTGCCAGGACAGTGCCTGTTCTGTTCTGTAGCTGAGTGAAGGCCTTCGGACTCCAGTCGGCAGGAGTTTGGTGGACAGTGTcatgctgtgtgtgcatgtgctcacaagttcaaatccctggCCCCTGTGACGCACCCTGACTAGGGTATGAAATGTCCCCCTTTCTGAGCAGTGGGAGAAGACTCCTATGCAAGCGGCAGAGCCCCAGAACTGACTAGCAGCAGCCTGCTTTAAGCCAGGGGCTGAACATGTGGTCTGAGGAGTTTCCACGGAagccaaaggtatttaggtgcccagcaaggcatctagtgggattttccaaacaTTCAAAGtaggttaggtgcctaattcccattgttttcaatggcaGGCACTTCCCTTAGGCAGTTTTGTAAATTCCCCCAAGCACCCAGCTGCACCTTTAAGCACTTAAATACCTGTTTCAGTCTGGCCCTTCGTACCTTCACGATGGGCGGGGCGGGGTCAGAGCACTCGAAATGCTTGTCCTCTAACTCTGGTCCTGTTGACTCCTAGGGCACCAGCCCACACTGAGGTCTCTCTCCCCGCGGATACAGAGCCATCTGGCCAGAGCAAGTGCCTTTCAGCTGTGGGTGTAAGGCTGGTGCTGTCCTGTCTTGGGAATGAGCTGCTCGCTTCCCCCTTAACCAGGGATCGCGGGGCAGGCTTCACAGCCACGGGGATTAAGCCCGGCTCTCTTTCCCGTCTAAATTCACTCTTGTCGCAGAGGTATTTTTATGTTGCTTTGTCTTAAATCTGCCCCCGAGGGAGCTGGGGTGTGAGTGGAGGTGACTGGATTTCTCCCTGTTCCCTTTGCAGGCTGTACCAATCTGTCAAGCTGCTCTACTCCATTGGGATCTTCTTCACCTATGCGCTGCAGTTCTACGTCCCTGCTGAAATCATTGTGCCCGGGGCTGTTTCCCAGGTGCCGGAGCGCTGGGCACTGTGGGTCAACCTGCTCCTCAGGACATGCCTCGTCTGCGTGACATGTGAGTAGGAGCCAAGCCCTTGGGTTTGCTCGCCTTctagggaggggatggggtgccAGCACTGTGGCACCCCTTGGGAAAGTATTGGCAGCGTATCCTTGAATCTCTCCCATTGCTTACTGGACGCTCGCCTCCTCCACACAGTCGGACACGCCCAGGAGAGCCCGTGGAGTGGGATCAGAGATTGCTGGTTAGGATTTGCCCAGCATCTGTCCCTTCCCTGGCTTTACTCAGGGGCTGTCATGCTTGGCTCTGCATGCACCCAGAGTAGGAGCTGCAGGTGATCTGTGTGTTGGAGCAGCACGTGGGAAACTTGCACAATGCTTGCCTGTGTTAGGTCACATTCCTAAAGTGCTGGTTGTTGGGCGATGAAATCCCTTTCTGAATGCAGAGGTGGGGGCAAACCTGATCCACTGAGTACACCATGCAGTGCCTTCCCTGGCTGCTTGTGTAGGGGCTCATGTGCATTCGTTACACGCCCTGCAGATGGTTTCTAGCTGCTCTTCCCTGCTTTAAGGCTTGTGAGCAGCTCACAAATAGGCAACTCCCTCCAGTGACTCAGAAGTGGCTGGCTAACACGGTAGCTGGATGGGAGGGGGCAAGATAGGGAGGAGGAGCATTTTATATCGGCCAACCACACTTTCATATATAACTGACCTACTTCACCAGGCCTCTTTCTTTCGCATTCTATGGACTGTTCTGAAAGTAAAACTCTGCATCTCCATCTcccccccttacaaattaaaaacatttgaaaaatatttaactctaccataaatgctggaggtgaagtggggtttgaggtggaaagtgacagctcatgaccctccACTTAATAATCTTGCgacccccctgaggggttccgacccccagtttgagaacccttccTTGCCTTAGACCTATTGTCCACCCGGCTAATAAGTGTGGGGCCTTTTTAATTCTCTAGTGACTTATTCCTTCCTCTCTGAGTTTGAAAAGAGATGTAGCTAGCAGAAGATGGAATTAAAGAGTGCAAGGCAGGTGTGGTGGTCTCCGCTCTACTTTGAACTAAGGATAATACTGGAAAGATTAGAACTGTCATTCAGAAGGATAGGGTGACAGGAATTTGCCAGCATCTGGAGTGCTAGAGTGGGACAGAACAGATGAAATAAGGTGGGGGTGTGCACAGGAAACAGACCCTTCTGCCTTCCTCTACTGCGGGGCTCTTTACTCCAGGAGCAGAGATCCCCTGGTGCTGGGGGATGCTCTGCTGGGAATGCTTCCCCCCATTGCTGCCCTAGTAGTGCAGCACAATGCAGACTCTCCAGGTCCGAGACACACCTGGAGTTGACAGTTTCAAGCAGCTAAGCGGAATAGGCTGGAGTGAATCCAGGGCTGGGACCGAGCAGATATGTCAAGAGGCTGGGAAAGAACAAAGGGTTAAAGGAGATGGGTTTTGGTGGCTGTCAGCAAGTGGATGGTAGATTAACGATCATCCCAGAGGTGCTAAGGGGACAGGCTGAATGAGTGTGAGATCAGTGCCAGGTTCTCGGAGAGGATAAAAGCCATTAAGTGTTTTGCATGAATATTAATTGGCATGATCTCATGGCCTTGGACCAAGCCTGCGTCACAGCTTCAGTGGCTGGAGAGAGGGTGCAGTTTGGATTTGTTCTAGTTTAGCACTTCAAAACCTACACTGTTAAAAGCCCTTTGAGTTAATATCTGTGCAAAGCACAATGGTTGTCCCCTGAGGCTGCGGAACTGCCGCTGGCGCTTTActtttgctgcttgtttttaGTGGGGTTTTAAGCTTGTTTACTCTAAGCCATCACAATCCAAGGAGTCGTAGGGGGCTCACGATGGCATATTTTGCAGCCTGTTACTCTGCTTGTCCTGTGAGTTTTCTCTGGAGGGTTGTGCCCTTTGgagactggggagggggaaatttaTTTTGATTGAGGGAagcgggagggagaggagagagcggAAAATGAGGTGTAAAATGTCTGGTTCCTGTTATCCCTCAGCATCCTCCCTCCCATAACTTGAGCCAGAACGGAGCAAGCACCGTACTTGAGTTATGCAGTGGAACAGGGCAGCCCCCTCCTCAAGCTGCAGCATTGGAGTTGGGAGCTTTTGTCAAGAGGTGAAGCCTCTTTTTCCTTCTGGAGCTTTGTAAGTGATCCTGGCTTCCTTCGCTCTGTTGCCGTGGCCCGTTGGCCGGCTGTTCCTGGAAGTGGCTCAGTGTCAGTGAAATATCTGCTTCTATGTAGCAGCCAGTATCTCAATACGACCACTCTGTCCGGTGTCGTATTTGGACCACTTGTTGAGCCTGCGTCTGAGGCCTGGGAGCCAAAGACCTGAGTTCTAATGTTGCTTTTGACACTAACCAGCCTTCCTGACAAGGTGGTTCACCTTGAGGTGAAAAGGACTGTGTAAATTCTGAGAGGCTGCATCTGCCATCACTTATGTGGCtacaattcctattgacttcagtgggaacgaCACCCTGTAACTGAGGACAGAGTTGGGTCCCAGTATTGTCAGAACACGTTAGTTTTTAAGATCTACAAGCATGTGGTCCGCCCCCCCAGTGTAAAATGTCCAGGCTCGTAGGGTTCTCTGTATAACCCCTGCCAATAATATTTGGGTGCAAAACCATCAAAAGTGGGAAAACAAGATTGCTCCCTTTCTCATTGGCACAATTGTAGGCTTCCCTTGGTTTGTGGCTTTAGTGCACATAAATGAGAAACTGATGATGGCAGCAACAAGACTGTGGGTCTGTTCTCCATTAACCCTGCAGCTCTCAGTCCAGCTGAACTCTGGCAAACCACAGTGTTGGGATAGGGACGAAAAGCCCCCTGGAAGACTGCAGTGAGACGATCAGACCCCATTGCATTAGTTACCCAAGTCAGGATTTTTAATCTAGTTCTCAGCAGGTGACGTGGGAACTTATTGTCCATGCACACAATTCCTGAGACTGAGGCCAGTTCTAACATGATCCTTATGGACGGT
This sequence is a window from Chelonoidis abingdonii isolate Lonesome George chromosome 7, CheloAbing_2.0, whole genome shotgun sequence. Protein-coding genes within it:
- the LOC116819771 gene encoding proton-coupled amino acid transporter 1-like isoform X5 is translated as MSTRRLRSEDYNDYSSTEATPDGSPPEGINSFAAPSAYRRFGESNGTTWLQTLIHLVKGNIGTGLLGLPLAVKNAGIMLGPLSLLVMGIAAVHCMGILVKCAHRFCNKYQRPFVDYGDAVMYGLEASPSTWLRTHAIWGRYIVGFFLILTQLGFCCVYFVFLADNLKQVISAANGTTNDCHSNKTTVLTPTMDSRLFILSLLPFLVLLVYIQNLKFLSIFSMLANLAMLCSLLMINWYIITGIPDPSNLPLVAGWKTYPLFFGTAIFAFEGIGVVLPLENKMKNPRHFPVVLYVGMAIVTILYISLGTLGYLRFGASIQASITLNLPDCWLYQSVKLLYSIGIFFTYALQFYVPAEIIVPGAVSQVPERWALWVNLLLRTCLVCVTCTACLLVGWLLLRTMQKDVASLRKVP
- the LOC116819771 gene encoding proton-coupled amino acid transporter 1-like isoform X4 is translated as MRSPLLQQIRRALHQVLHIGKRLFASYQVRYQRPFVDYGDAVMYGLEASPSTWLRTHAIWGRYIVGFFLILTQLGFCCVYFVFLADNLKQVISAANGTTNDCHSNKTTVLTPTMDSRLFILSLLPFLVLLVYIQNLKFLSIFSMLANLAMLCSLLMINWYIITGIPDPSNLPLVAGWKTYPLFFGTAIFAFEGIGVVLPLENKMKNPRHFPVVLYVGMAIVTILYISLGTLGYLRFGASIQASITLNLPDCWLYQSVKLLYSIGIFFTYALQFYVPAEIIVPGAVSQVPERWALWVNLLLRTCLVCVTCLLAILIPRLDIVISLVGSVSSSALALIIPPLLEITTYYSDGLHPVTIAKDILISVLGFAGFVRAVPTLGVSLLGSGSPAEMTCGPWLGWRAFLCSTRILLADSDDIPTGAKHFLISCF